A section of the Kribbella voronezhensis genome encodes:
- the sufD gene encoding Fe-S cluster assembly protein SufD, translating into MSATETLVATGNQGHSHGPGSPVPLQARSERTTSYDVTDFPVPNGREEEWRFTPVKALKALFADEAGTETAKVDAHGPDGVVIETIAADAVKALTPQDRIAAVAWTHAAEALAVRIPNDAELTEPVHVNVASLGGRGFGHLVIEAGRHSRGTVIVDHTGAGEYAANVEIVVGDGADLRVVSIQQGDTESIHVGQHDAVVGRDAKLNHVAVTLGGKIVRLSTNVRYAGPGGDAELLGVYFAESGQHHENRLFVDHEAINCKSNVLYKGALAGDHARSVWIGDVLIRAAAEGTNTFELNRNLVLTDGARADSVPNLEIETGEIEGAGHASATGRFDDEQLFYLQARGIPEDEARRLVVSGFFNDIIGRIGVPEVAEHLHEVIEQKLARTAALTEAAKA; encoded by the coding sequence ATGTCAGCCACCGAAACCCTGGTTGCCACCGGCAACCAGGGCCACTCCCACGGACCGGGCTCCCCGGTACCGTTGCAGGCGCGCAGCGAGCGGACCACGTCCTACGACGTGACCGACTTCCCGGTGCCGAACGGCCGCGAGGAAGAGTGGCGCTTCACGCCGGTCAAGGCTCTCAAGGCGCTGTTCGCCGACGAGGCCGGCACCGAGACCGCCAAGGTCGACGCGCACGGGCCTGACGGGGTGGTGATCGAGACGATCGCCGCCGACGCCGTGAAGGCGCTGACCCCGCAGGACCGGATCGCCGCCGTCGCGTGGACGCACGCCGCCGAGGCGCTGGCCGTGCGTATCCCGAACGACGCCGAGCTGACCGAGCCGGTGCACGTCAACGTCGCCTCGCTCGGCGGCCGCGGTTTCGGCCACCTCGTGATCGAGGCCGGCCGGCACAGCCGCGGCACCGTGATCGTCGACCACACCGGCGCCGGTGAGTACGCCGCCAACGTGGAGATCGTCGTCGGCGACGGCGCCGACCTCCGGGTCGTGTCGATCCAGCAGGGCGACACCGAGTCGATCCACGTCGGCCAGCACGACGCCGTGGTCGGCCGCGACGCGAAGCTGAACCACGTCGCCGTCACGCTCGGCGGCAAGATCGTCCGCCTGTCGACCAACGTCCGGTACGCCGGTCCCGGTGGCGACGCGGAGCTGCTCGGGGTGTACTTCGCCGAGTCCGGTCAGCACCACGAGAACCGGCTCTTCGTCGACCACGAGGCGATCAACTGCAAGAGCAACGTGCTCTACAAGGGTGCGCTCGCCGGTGACCACGCCCGCTCGGTGTGGATCGGCGACGTGCTGATCCGGGCCGCGGCCGAGGGCACCAACACCTTCGAGCTGAACCGGAACCTGGTCCTGACCGACGGGGCGCGCGCCGACTCGGTGCCGAACCTGGAGATCGAGACCGGCGAGATCGAGGGCGCCGGGCACGCTTCGGCGACCGGCCGGTTCGACGACGAGCAGCTGTTCTACCTGCAGGCTCGCGGTATTCCCGAGGACGAGGCCCGTCGTCTGGTGGTGTCCGGGTTCTTCAACGACATCATCGGCCGGATCGGCGTACCGGAGGTGGCCGAGCACCTGCACGAGGTGATCGAGCAGAAGCTGGCCCGGACGGCGGCGCTGACCGAGGCGGCCAAGGCCTGA
- a CDS encoding non-heme iron oxygenase ferredoxin subunit, giving the protein MSDTFERACGVADVPDEGVIATEVGGVEVAVVKSEGQYFAVRDECSHAQIQLSEGDVGNCEIECWLHGSRFDLRTGEPTSLPAYDPVPVYPVRVDGEDLLVDVKNPLNQAS; this is encoded by the coding sequence ATGAGCGACACGTTCGAACGCGCCTGCGGGGTGGCCGATGTCCCCGACGAAGGGGTCATCGCCACCGAGGTCGGCGGTGTCGAGGTGGCCGTCGTGAAGAGCGAGGGCCAGTACTTCGCCGTCCGCGACGAGTGCTCGCACGCGCAGATCCAGCTGTCCGAGGGCGACGTCGGCAACTGCGAGATCGAGTGCTGGCTGCACGGCTCCCGGTTCGACCTGCGCACCGGCGAGCCGACCAGCCTGCCGGCGTACGACCCCGTCCCGGTCTATCCGGTCCGGGTGGACGGCGAGGACCTGCTGGTCGACGTCAAGAACCCCCTGAATCAAGCTTCCTAA
- the sufC gene encoding Fe-S cluster assembly ATPase SufC produces the protein MATLEIRDLHVSVDTENGPKEILRGVDLTIAGGQTHAIMGPNGSGKSTLAYSIAGHPKYNVTSGTVTLDGEDVLAMSVDERARAGLFLAMQYPVEVPGVSVSNFLRTAKTAIDGEAPKLRTWVKDVNKALADLDMDADFGTRNVNEGFSGGEKKRHEIVQLELLDPKIAILDETDSGLDIDALKVVSTGVNRFAEKGDKGVLLITHYTRILRYIKPDFVHVFVDGKVAEEGGPELADELEANGYERFLKTGAKA, from the coding sequence ATGGCGACACTCGAGATCCGCGACCTGCACGTGTCGGTCGACACCGAGAACGGCCCGAAGGAGATCCTGCGCGGCGTCGACCTGACCATCGCCGGTGGTCAGACGCACGCGATCATGGGCCCGAACGGTTCCGGCAAGTCCACGCTGGCGTACTCGATCGCCGGCCACCCGAAGTACAACGTCACCAGCGGCACCGTGACGCTGGACGGCGAGGACGTGCTCGCCATGTCCGTCGACGAGCGCGCCCGGGCCGGCCTGTTCCTGGCCATGCAGTACCCGGTCGAGGTGCCCGGTGTGTCCGTGTCGAACTTCCTCCGGACCGCCAAGACCGCCATCGACGGCGAGGCGCCGAAGCTGCGGACCTGGGTCAAGGACGTCAACAAGGCGCTCGCCGACCTGGACATGGACGCCGACTTCGGCACCCGGAACGTGAACGAGGGCTTCTCCGGTGGTGAGAAGAAGCGGCACGAGATCGTCCAGCTGGAACTGCTCGACCCGAAGATCGCGATCCTCGACGAGACCGACTCCGGCCTCGACATCGACGCGCTGAAGGTCGTCTCGACCGGCGTCAACCGGTTCGCCGAGAAGGGTGACAAGGGCGTTCTGCTGATCACCCACTACACCCGGATCCTGCGCTACATCAAGCCGGACTTCGTGCACGTGTTCGTCGACGGCAAGGTCGCCGAGGAGGGCGGCCCGGAGCTGGCCGACGAGCTCGAGGCCAACGGCTACGAGCGCTTCCTGAAGACAGGCGCGAAGGCATGA
- a CDS encoding cysteine desulfurase, translating into MTDARTFSSPLDLQSVRADFPILSRVLANDFPLVYLDSANSSQKPAQVVKAIEDHYLVHNANVARAMHQLGAEATAAYEGGRDKVAAFIGATNRDEIVFTKNASEALNLAAYTLGASLEPGDEVVISEMEHHSNIVPWQLACERTGATLRWFGVTDEGRLDLSNIEELINERTKIVSLTWVSNALGTINPITSIAEKAHAVGALMVVDASQAVPQFPVDVSTLGADLLAFTGHKTVGPTGIGVLWGRYDLLASLPPFLGGGEMIEVVRMTGSTYAPPPARFEAGTPPIAQSVGLGAALDYLAGIGMDKIAAHEQAITAYALEGLQTVPGLKILGPTDSVDRGGAISFELDGVHPHDVSTVLDTRGIAVRAGHHCARPVHERFGMQSSTRASFYLYTTPEEIDALVDGLGFVRSFFKVD; encoded by the coding sequence ATGACGGACGCCCGGACCTTCAGCAGTCCGCTGGACCTGCAATCGGTCCGGGCGGACTTCCCCATCCTGTCGCGGGTGCTGGCGAACGACTTCCCGCTGGTCTACCTGGACTCGGCGAACTCCTCGCAGAAGCCTGCGCAGGTGGTCAAGGCGATCGAGGACCACTACCTGGTCCACAACGCCAACGTGGCGCGCGCGATGCACCAGCTCGGTGCCGAGGCGACCGCGGCGTACGAAGGCGGCCGGGACAAGGTCGCGGCCTTCATCGGTGCGACCAACCGCGACGAGATCGTCTTCACCAAGAACGCCTCCGAAGCGCTCAACCTCGCCGCGTACACCCTCGGTGCCTCGCTCGAGCCGGGCGACGAAGTGGTGATCTCCGAGATGGAGCACCACAGCAACATCGTCCCGTGGCAGCTCGCCTGCGAGCGGACCGGCGCGACGCTGCGCTGGTTCGGCGTCACCGACGAGGGCCGGCTGGACCTCAGCAACATCGAGGAACTGATCAACGAGCGCACGAAGATCGTCTCGCTGACCTGGGTCTCGAATGCGCTCGGCACGATCAACCCGATCACCTCGATCGCCGAGAAGGCGCATGCTGTGGGTGCGCTCATGGTCGTCGACGCCTCGCAGGCCGTGCCGCAGTTCCCGGTGGACGTTTCGACGCTGGGCGCCGACCTGCTCGCCTTCACCGGGCACAAGACGGTCGGCCCGACCGGTATCGGCGTGCTCTGGGGCCGGTACGACCTGCTTGCCTCGCTGCCGCCGTTCCTCGGTGGGGGAGAGATGATCGAGGTCGTCCGGATGACCGGTTCGACGTACGCGCCGCCACCGGCCCGGTTCGAAGCCGGTACGCCGCCGATCGCGCAGTCCGTCGGTCTCGGTGCCGCCCTGGACTACCTGGCCGGCATCGGGATGGACAAGATCGCGGCGCACGAGCAAGCGATCACGGCGTACGCGCTGGAAGGGTTGCAGACGGTGCCGGGACTGAAGATTCTCGGGCCGACCGACAGCGTCGACCGGGGCGGAGCGATCAGCTTCGAGCTGGACGGCGTTCACCCACATGACGTCTCGACGGTGCTGGACACCCGCGGCATCGCAGTACGGGCCGGGCACCACTGCGCGCGGCCGGTGCACGAGCGGTTCGGAATGCAATCGTCGACCAGAGCGTCTTTCTACCTGTACACGACACCCGAGGAGATCGACGCGCTCGTCGACGGCCTCGGATTCGTCCGGTCATTCTTCAAGGTGGACTGA
- the sufU gene encoding Fe-S cluster assembly sulfur transfer protein SufU, with the protein MQLDSLYQEIILDHYRSPHHAGLADPYDVEVHHVNPSCGDEVTLRVELDGDVVTGVTHQSVGCSISQAATSVMSDLVIGKQVIEGMATYEKFLELMQGRGNVEPDEEVLEDGVAFAGVAQFPARVKCALLGWSAWRDATAQALAKKEGATNV; encoded by the coding sequence ATGCAGCTCGACAGCCTTTACCAGGAGATCATCCTGGATCACTACCGCAGCCCGCACCACGCGGGGCTCGCGGACCCGTACGACGTGGAGGTGCACCACGTGAACCCGTCCTGCGGGGACGAGGTCACCCTCCGGGTCGAGCTCGACGGCGACGTCGTGACCGGCGTGACGCACCAGAGCGTCGGCTGCTCGATCAGCCAGGCGGCGACGTCGGTGATGAGCGACCTGGTCATCGGCAAGCAGGTCATCGAGGGGATGGCGACCTACGAGAAGTTCCTGGAACTGATGCAGGGTCGTGGGAATGTGGAACCCGACGAAGAGGTTCTGGAAGACGGCGTCGCCTTCGCGGGTGTCGCGCAGTTCCCGGCTCGGGTGAAGTGTGCGCTGCTGGGCTGGTCGGCCTGGCGCGACGCGACCGCCCAGGCACTCGCGAAGAAAGAAGGAGCAACCAATGTCTGA
- a CDS encoding metal-sulfur cluster assembly factor, translated as MSDQTDEKIELPEVDLEAAGKPAGSTVAVEDVTEALKDVVDPELGINVVDLGLIYGVTVDDTTTAIIDMTLTSAACPLTDVIEDQTRMALDGLVNDFRINWVWMPPWGPEKITDDGRDQLRALGFNV; from the coding sequence ATGTCTGACCAGACCGACGAGAAGATCGAGCTGCCCGAGGTCGACCTCGAAGCCGCTGGCAAGCCGGCTGGCTCGACTGTTGCGGTGGAAGACGTCACCGAGGCGTTGAAGGACGTCGTGGACCCCGAGCTGGGGATCAACGTCGTCGACCTGGGCCTGATCTACGGCGTGACCGTGGACGACACCACCACCGCGATCATCGACATGACGCTGACGTCCGCGGCCTGCCCGCTGACCGACGTGATCGAGGACCAGACCCGGATGGCGCTCGACGGCCTCGTCAACGACTTCCGGATCAACTGGGTCTGGATGCCGCCGTGGGGTCCCGAGAAGATCACCGACGACGGCCGCGACCAGCTGCGCGCGCTCGGCTTCAACGTCTGA
- a CDS encoding acVLRF1 family peptidyl-tRNA hydrolase, giving the protein MTRILSVGPNRLERWLAGFSERHGPTSYDVTPLRVTASAEDGAVAEIEVPFGPLSELTPAGLVAHVLADRRLGLLLVRRGGYGAGVFAGGVLESSKVGSRHVQGTTKAGGWSQQRFARRRDNQAREAFAAATEVAVRILAPAKLDVLVCGGDRKAVDTVLEDPRLKALVPLVRPPFLGVADPKQKVLEQAGLDARAVRIHLIEPDPTS; this is encoded by the coding sequence GTGACCCGCATCCTCTCCGTCGGCCCGAACCGCCTCGAGCGCTGGCTGGCCGGTTTCAGCGAGCGCCACGGGCCGACGTCGTACGACGTGACTCCGCTCCGGGTGACCGCGTCGGCCGAGGACGGGGCGGTCGCCGAGATCGAGGTGCCGTTCGGCCCGTTGTCCGAACTCACGCCGGCCGGGTTGGTGGCGCACGTGCTGGCGGATCGTCGGCTCGGGCTGCTGCTGGTACGGCGAGGTGGGTACGGCGCGGGCGTCTTCGCCGGGGGAGTGCTGGAGTCCTCGAAGGTCGGGTCGCGGCATGTGCAGGGGACGACGAAGGCGGGCGGTTGGTCGCAGCAGCGGTTCGCCCGCCGCCGGGACAACCAGGCGCGCGAGGCATTCGCGGCGGCCACCGAAGTCGCAGTACGAATCCTCGCGCCCGCGAAACTCGACGTACTGGTTTGCGGCGGTGACCGTAAAGCTGTCGACACAGTTCTCGAGGATCCACGGCTGAAAGCGCTCGTCCCGTTGGTTCGGCCGCCTTTCTTGGGTGTGGCGGATCCCAAACAAAAGGTTCTGGAACAAGCCGGCCTCGACGCTCGAGCCGTCCGAATCCACCTCATCGAACCGGACCCGACTTCCTGA
- a CDS encoding SPFH domain-containing protein has product MTAFLVVLALVALLVVVTLIKSVRVVQQQTVGIVERFGKFKVGLQPGLNLLTPFVDKVRYTIDMREQVVAFPPQGVITEDNLMVSIDSVIYFQVNDPVRATYEISNYIQAIEQLTMTTLRNIIGGMDLEQTLTSREEINEKLRYVLDEATGKWGIRVNRVELRSIDPPPSIQDSMEKQMRADRDKRAAILTAEGMRQSAVLSAEGQKQSAILTAQGDRESRILRAQAEREARILKAQGEAQAITTVFNAIHAGKPDQGLLAYQYLQMLPSIAQGDSNKLWIIPSEIGKAMEGLGSAVGQIAGITQKAEGPFPEPDLGDSHAVEVDSGGGSSVTPDAAVAEADNAVQEAIAAAQNAAVSSRSQAAAPPAVTSAPEQTAPVQDGPTQER; this is encoded by the coding sequence GTGACCGCGTTCCTCGTAGTGCTGGCATTGGTCGCCTTATTGGTGGTCGTCACACTGATCAAGTCAGTCCGGGTCGTGCAACAGCAGACCGTCGGTATCGTGGAACGGTTCGGGAAGTTCAAGGTCGGCTTGCAGCCCGGCCTGAACCTGCTGACTCCGTTCGTCGACAAGGTGCGCTACACGATCGACATGCGCGAGCAGGTCGTCGCGTTCCCGCCGCAGGGCGTCATCACCGAGGACAACCTGATGGTGTCGATCGACTCCGTCATCTACTTCCAGGTGAACGACCCGGTCCGGGCGACGTACGAGATCTCGAACTACATCCAGGCGATCGAGCAGCTGACCATGACCACGCTGCGAAACATCATCGGTGGCATGGACCTGGAGCAGACGCTGACCAGCCGCGAGGAGATCAACGAGAAGCTCCGCTACGTGCTGGACGAGGCGACCGGCAAGTGGGGCATCCGGGTCAACCGGGTGGAGCTGCGCTCGATCGACCCGCCGCCCTCCATCCAGGACTCGATGGAGAAGCAGATGCGCGCCGACCGTGACAAGCGCGCCGCGATCCTGACGGCCGAGGGTATGCGGCAGTCCGCCGTCCTGTCGGCCGAAGGTCAGAAGCAGTCCGCGATCCTCACCGCGCAAGGTGACCGCGAGTCCCGCATCCTGCGCGCGCAGGCCGAGCGGGAAGCCCGGATCCTGAAGGCGCAGGGTGAGGCGCAGGCCATCACCACCGTGTTCAACGCGATCCACGCCGGCAAGCCGGACCAGGGTCTGCTGGCGTACCAGTACCTGCAGATGCTCCCGTCGATCGCCCAGGGCGACTCGAACAAGCTGTGGATCATCCCCAGCGAGATCGGCAAGGCGATGGAGGGCCTCGGCAGCGCCGTCGGCCAGATCGCCGGCATCACCCAGAAGGCCGAGGGCCCGTTCCCGGAGCCGGACCTGGGCGACTCGCACGCGGTCGAGGTCGACAGCGGCGGCGGTTCGTCGGTGACGCCCGACGCCGCGGTGGCCGAGGCAGACAACGCAGTACAGGAAGCGATCGCCGCAGCGCAGAACGCGGCCGTCAGCTCACGCAGCCAGGCGGCTGCGCCCCCGGCGGTCACCTCAGCTCCCGAGCAGACCGCGCCGGTGCAGGACGGTCCCACGCAGGAGCGCTGA
- a CDS encoding sulfite exporter TauE/SafE family protein, translated as MTWFEALFVLLAGMGAGTINAVVGSGTLLTFPALLAVGIPPVLANVSNSVGLSPGTAAGAIGYRRELEGQRGRLIRLIPASLVGGIVGGVLLLKLPDSAFKAVVPGLILLGCVLVALQPWLSKRINLPDHAHRGAWWVMPAVFATGVYGGYFGAAQGVLLMAILGIGMDANLQRMNALKNVLATVVNTVAAILFIIVADVDWLAAALIAVGSTIGGFAGARYGRKLPPAALRALIVVIGIAAIVTMIF; from the coding sequence ATGACATGGTTCGAGGCGCTGTTCGTTCTGCTGGCGGGCATGGGCGCGGGCACGATCAACGCGGTGGTGGGTTCAGGCACGCTGCTGACCTTCCCGGCGTTGCTTGCTGTCGGCATCCCACCCGTACTCGCCAACGTCAGCAACAGCGTCGGCCTCTCACCCGGTACGGCGGCCGGCGCGATCGGGTACCGCCGGGAACTCGAAGGCCAACGCGGCCGGCTGATCCGGCTGATCCCCGCATCCCTCGTCGGCGGCATCGTCGGGGGAGTGCTGCTGCTCAAGCTCCCGGACTCGGCCTTCAAGGCTGTCGTCCCAGGCCTGATCCTGCTCGGCTGCGTCCTGGTCGCCTTGCAACCGTGGCTGTCGAAGCGGATCAACCTCCCCGACCACGCCCACCGCGGCGCCTGGTGGGTGATGCCGGCCGTCTTCGCGACCGGCGTGTACGGCGGCTACTTCGGCGCGGCGCAGGGTGTCTTGCTGATGGCGATCCTCGGTATCGGCATGGACGCCAACCTGCAACGAATGAACGCCCTCAAGAACGTCCTCGCCACGGTCGTGAACACGGTCGCGGCAATCCTGTTCATCATCGTCGCCGACGTCGACTGGCTCGCGGCCGCCCTCATCGCAGTCGGCTCCACCATCGGCGGCTTCGCCGGCGCCCGCTACGGCCGCAAACTCCCCCCAGCCGCCCTCCGCGCCCTCATCGTCGTCATCGGCATCGCCGCCATCGTCACCATGATCTTCTGA
- a CDS encoding GNAT family N-acetyltransferase has protein sequence MEELGSVAWPPEPIRTERLVLRESETRDRAAFIELLASPEVHTYLGGPRARDELEREVSEAPARWPGSFVVELDGSMIGHVLLRRNPAYGRPAAAGKADLGYLFLPQSWGFGYAAEACAAALDWLADALPGESVVLTTQSANAGSMRLAAKLGFTEVERFQAWDAEQWLGLRPPVHTPS, from the coding sequence ATGGAAGAGCTGGGATCCGTGGCTTGGCCGCCCGAACCGATCAGGACCGAGAGGCTCGTACTCCGTGAGTCCGAGACACGGGATCGTGCGGCGTTCATCGAGCTCCTCGCCTCGCCAGAGGTGCACACCTACCTCGGCGGCCCGCGTGCTCGTGACGAGCTCGAACGCGAGGTGTCCGAGGCACCAGCACGCTGGCCCGGGAGCTTCGTCGTCGAGCTCGACGGGTCGATGATCGGCCACGTCCTGCTCAGGAGAAACCCGGCGTACGGTCGTCCGGCCGCCGCAGGGAAGGCAGATCTCGGCTACCTGTTCCTGCCGCAGTCCTGGGGATTCGGGTACGCCGCCGAGGCGTGCGCAGCAGCACTCGACTGGCTCGCCGACGCCCTCCCCGGCGAGTCGGTCGTCCTCACCACCCAGTCCGCCAACGCCGGCTCCATGCGCCTCGCGGCGAAGCTCGGGTTCACCGAGGTTGAGCGCTTCCAGGCCTGGGACGCCGAACAATGGCTCGGCCTGCGACCCCCGGTTCACACGCCCAGCTGA
- a CDS encoding TetR/AcrR family transcriptional regulator — protein sequence MAASRARTPRNTLSPELIVRTALELMESDGTSAFSLRGLAAELGVGPMALYTYFRNKDDLYDAVRNHLMGLLPPVPDGVPWQDQVRAVCRSLRSLMLQHPCLAQLLAGRPLSGQETARVAEGLLGVLRSAGFGKETAARTHTTLFTYVLGSTSWEIQMAAERRDPEAWRRLRTTMESLSATEFPTVVELAPELARTTGGDAQFDYGLDLLITGLEPQAN from the coding sequence ATGGCAGCCAGCCGCGCCAGGACGCCGCGGAACACGCTCAGCCCCGAGCTGATCGTGCGCACCGCACTCGAGCTGATGGAGTCCGACGGCACGAGCGCCTTCAGCCTCCGCGGTCTGGCCGCGGAACTGGGCGTCGGGCCGATGGCGCTCTACACCTATTTCCGCAACAAGGACGACCTGTACGACGCCGTCCGCAACCACCTGATGGGCCTCCTTCCGCCGGTGCCCGACGGGGTGCCGTGGCAGGACCAGGTGCGCGCGGTATGCCGGAGTCTGCGGTCCCTGATGCTCCAGCACCCTTGCCTGGCGCAACTACTCGCCGGGCGGCCGCTCAGCGGCCAGGAGACCGCGCGAGTGGCGGAGGGCCTGCTCGGCGTACTGCGTTCCGCCGGCTTTGGCAAAGAGACCGCGGCTCGGACGCACACCACCCTCTTCACCTACGTCCTCGGCTCCACCTCCTGGGAAATCCAGATGGCCGCCGAACGCCGAGACCCCGAAGCCTGGCGCCGCCTCCGCACCACGATGGAGTCGTTGTCCGCCACCGAGTTCCCCACCGTGGTCGAGCTCGCCCCCGAACTCGCCCGCACCACCGGCGGCGACGCCCAGTTCGACTACGGCCTCGACCTCCTCATCACCGGCCTAGAACCACAGGCCAACTAA
- a CDS encoding quinone oxidoreductase family protein, with protein MRAVQITEFGGPEVLKVSDVDEPVAGDGQVLITVDRAGVNYADTHQVENSYLSKAELPLIPGGEVVGHTADGRRVVALVGSGGYAEKAVAHAPYAFDVPEGVKDGEALALVLQGTTAWHLLKTSTHLQPGESVLVHAGAGGVGTLAIQLAKLWGAGRVIATASSEEKRKLALELGADAAIDGDPEGLKDRIIEANGGKPVDIVLEMVGGPTFDESFDALGRFGRLVTFGSASRQAAKAIEPARLMKGSKTIAGFWLADCFKTPALLGDPLKELFGLAVEGKLRPIVGGDYALSDIATAHEDMRARRTVGKLTLDPTR; from the coding sequence GTGCGAGCCGTACAGATCACCGAGTTCGGTGGCCCGGAAGTCCTCAAGGTGAGCGACGTCGACGAGCCGGTCGCGGGTGACGGACAGGTTCTGATCACTGTCGACCGGGCCGGCGTCAACTACGCCGACACCCACCAGGTGGAGAACAGCTACCTGTCGAAGGCGGAGCTGCCGCTGATCCCCGGTGGTGAGGTCGTCGGTCACACCGCGGACGGCCGCCGCGTGGTCGCGCTGGTCGGCTCGGGCGGGTACGCCGAAAAGGCCGTCGCGCACGCGCCGTACGCGTTCGACGTGCCGGAAGGTGTCAAGGACGGTGAGGCGCTCGCGCTGGTTCTCCAGGGCACGACCGCGTGGCATCTGCTGAAGACCTCCACCCACCTGCAGCCCGGCGAGTCGGTGCTCGTGCACGCCGGCGCCGGTGGTGTCGGCACCCTCGCCATCCAGCTCGCGAAGCTGTGGGGCGCCGGCCGGGTCATCGCCACCGCCTCGTCGGAGGAGAAGCGCAAGCTGGCCTTGGAGCTCGGTGCGGACGCCGCGATCGACGGCGACCCCGAGGGTCTGAAGGACCGGATCATCGAGGCCAACGGCGGCAAGCCGGTCGACATCGTGCTCGAGATGGTCGGCGGTCCGACCTTCGACGAGTCGTTCGACGCGCTGGGCCGGTTCGGCCGGTTGGTGACCTTCGGTTCGGCGTCCCGGCAGGCGGCGAAGGCGATCGAGCCCGCTCGGTTGATGAAGGGCTCGAAGACGATCGCCGGGTTCTGGCTGGCGGACTGCTTCAAGACCCCGGCGCTGCTCGGCGATCCGCTGAAGGAACTGTTCGGCCTCGCTGTCGAAGGCAAGCTTCGCCCGATCGTCGGCGGCGACTACGCGCTGTCCGACATCGCCACCGCCCACGAGGACATGCGCGCCCGCCGTACGGTCGGCAAGCTCACCCTCGACCCGACCCGCTGA
- a CDS encoding organic hydroperoxide resistance protein, whose translation MTIAVEKVLYTARATAEGGRDGRTATDDGKLDVIVAPPKELGGSGDGTNPEQLFAAGFASCFHSALKTVARKTRQDVDGSTVTAEVGIGPINGGTGYGLEVALVVSLPGLERAAAEELVAKAHEVCPYSNATRGNIKFTLTVA comes from the coding sequence ATGACGATTGCGGTAGAGAAGGTTCTGTACACGGCTCGCGCGACCGCCGAGGGCGGCCGGGACGGGCGCACCGCCACTGACGACGGCAAGCTCGACGTCATCGTCGCGCCGCCCAAGGAGCTGGGTGGCAGCGGCGACGGGACGAACCCGGAGCAGTTGTTCGCCGCCGGCTTCGCGTCCTGCTTCCACAGCGCGCTGAAGACGGTCGCGCGGAAGACGCGGCAGGACGTCGACGGCTCGACCGTCACCGCCGAGGTCGGCATCGGCCCGATCAACGGTGGTACCGGCTACGGCCTCGAGGTCGCCCTGGTCGTCAGCCTGCCCGGCTTGGAGCGCGCGGCCGCCGAGGAACTGGTGGCGAAGGCCCACGAGGTCTGCCCGTACTCCAACGCCACTCGCGGCAACATCAAGTTCACCCTCACCGTCGCCTGA
- a CDS encoding helix-turn-helix domain-containing protein, translated as MTVAGGEGGPTALRIMLGGQLRRMREAAKISRADAGWQIRASESKVSRMELGRVGFKERDVSDLLELYGLTDEQERVRLMELARAANNPGWWSRYGDVMPNWFANYVGLEVAAKLIRTYEVLFVPGLLQTEAYARAVVQLGKAYLPPEEIEQRVALRVTRQQILTRPNPVRLWAVIDEAVLRRPIGGSEAMCEQIEHLLTVSQQPNVTLQVMPFTSVGYPGAGGAFAIMRFPEGDLPDVVYIEHAASALFLDKLEDLDEYAAIMEALTIAAAPVNDTPGILAEALTRMKQSS; from the coding sequence ATGACGGTCGCGGGCGGTGAGGGTGGGCCGACCGCACTGCGGATCATGCTCGGCGGGCAGCTGCGCCGGATGCGCGAGGCCGCCAAGATCAGCCGTGCCGACGCGGGCTGGCAGATCCGCGCCTCGGAGTCCAAGGTCAGCCGGATGGAACTCGGCCGGGTCGGCTTCAAGGAACGGGACGTCAGCGACCTGCTTGAGCTGTACGGACTGACGGACGAGCAGGAGCGGGTCCGGCTGATGGAGCTCGCCCGCGCCGCGAACAACCCCGGCTGGTGGTCGCGCTACGGCGACGTGATGCCGAACTGGTTCGCCAACTACGTCGGCCTCGAGGTCGCGGCGAAGCTGATCCGCACCTACGAAGTGCTCTTCGTACCAGGGCTGTTGCAGACCGAGGCGTATGCGCGTGCGGTCGTCCAGCTGGGCAAGGCGTACCTGCCGCCCGAGGAGATCGAGCAACGGGTCGCACTCCGGGTGACCAGGCAGCAGATCCTGACCAGGCCGAACCCGGTCCGTCTCTGGGCCGTCATCGACGAAGCCGTACTGCGGCGCCCGATCGGCGGCAGCGAGGCGATGTGCGAGCAGATCGAGCACCTGCTCACGGTGTCCCAGCAGCCCAACGTGACGCTGCAGGTGATGCCGTTCACGAGCGTCGGGTACCCGGGCGCGGGCGGCGCGTTCGCGATCATGCGGTTCCCCGAGGGTGACCTGCCGGACGTCGTCTACATCGAGCACGCGGCGAGCGCGCTGTTCCTGGACAAGCTCGAGGACTTGGACGAGTACGCCGCGATCATGGAGGCACTGACCATCGCGGCCGCGCCGGTGAACGATACGCCGGGGATTCTTGCTGAGGCTTTGACCCGGATGAAGCAGTCGTCCTGA